One window of the Populus trichocarpa isolate Nisqually-1 chromosome 9, P.trichocarpa_v4.1, whole genome shotgun sequence genome contains the following:
- the LOC127905754 gene encoding auxin-responsive protein SAUR23-like, whose translation MGILSFPSVAHNAKKILKHQSLLGRNHSNLPEGHVAVYVGEFQKKRFVVPISYINHPSFLALLNQSEEEFGFNHPMGGLTIPCKEDAFTDLTSRLHDS comes from the coding sequence ATGGGTATCCTTAGTTTTCCTTCTGTGGCTCATAATGCCAAGAAAATCCTCAAACATCAGTCTCTTCTTGGTAGAAATCACTCAAATCTTCCGGAAGGGCACGTTGCAGTGTACGTTGGAGAATTCCAAAAGAAGCGGTTTGTGGTCCCAATTTCATATATTAATCATCCTTCTTTCCTAGCCTTGCTTAATCAATCCGAGGAAGAATTTGGCTTCAATCATCCAATGGGTGGTCTTACAATTCCTTGCAAAGAAGATGCCTTCACTGATCTCACTTCTCGGCTACACGACTCGTGA